Proteins encoded together in one Phalacrocorax aristotelis chromosome 7, bGulAri2.1, whole genome shotgun sequence window:
- the ISLR2 gene encoding immunoglobulin superfamily containing leucine-rich repeat protein 2: protein MAPLLSLWLVALLSMARACPEPCACVDKYAHQFADCAYKDLQVVPTGLPSNVTTLSLSANKITSLQWRSFVEVTQVTSLWLAHNEIRSIEPGTFVILVQLKNLDISHNQIVDFPWQDLYNLSALQLLKMNNNHMALVPQGAFHTLKDLRSLRINNNKFTTLAEGIFDSLSSLSHLQIYNNPFECSCKLQWLKKWMDSTLISIPEKDSITCALPEQLQGVPVRKIPDMQCTSPTVQLTYYPNLDTTELFDGFTLTLHCAITGTPLPEVSWKIHTSSQTLELNGNPKESAGKDLPKQDPERFLVFKNGTLVIPHLSKREEGTYTCLATNEMGSNQTSVNVAVAGTQKYPLQPGRDPLGGKAQPGDKKPGAKGAKNSVLMPDERNKPFGPTRQSQPSLAAGTDSTGDGQIPFQLPPFEKKCGSTQISKYISNHAFNQSGDFKQHTFDLGVIALDVSERDARVQLTPTYMQPEKVHLRMLYLCQESSQGHALVQWSKIEEGVNSYWFQGLNPGTNYSVCLTYLGEDCQVQVVFTTKKEIPSLIIIVVVSIFLLLLATLPLMGATWCHLLSKYQGKTYKLIMKAQNPDQMEKHMAADFDPRASYLESEKNYNPSEMGEADVEEEDEEDDDDGGGRQRRRREAEGAPELEQEESVAASSMAELQSKGNGEEFEVRSEYSDKLPLGAEAVTISQEINGNYRQRPR, encoded by the coding sequence ATGGCCCCGCTGCTATCCCTGTGGCTGGTGGCCCTGCTCAGCATGGCCCGGGCGTGCCCTGAGCCCTGCGCTTGCGTGGACAAGTACGCCCACCAGTTCGCTGACTGCGCCTACAAGGATCTTCAAGTGGTGCCCACAGGGTTGCCTTCCAATGTGACCACCCTTAGCCTCTCAGCCAACAAGATCACTTCGCTGCAATGGCGTTCATTTGTGGAGGTGACCCAGGTCACCTCCCTCTGGTTGGCACACAACGAGATCCGCTCCATCGAGCCTGGTACCTTCGTCATCCTGGTGCAGCTGAAAAACCTCGACATCAGCCACAACCAGATAGTTGATTTCCCCTGGCAGGACCTCTACAACCTCAGCGCTCTCCAGCTGCTCAAGATGAACAATAACCACATGGCTCTGGTGCCTCAGGGTGCTTTCCACACTCTGAAGGACCTCCGGTCCCTACGCATCAACAACAACAAGTTCACCACCCTTGCAGAGGGTATCTTTGACTCGCTTAGTTCCCTCTCCCACCTGCAGATCTACAACAACCCCTTTGAGTGCTCCTGCAAGCTCCAGTGGTTGAAGAAGTGGATGGACAGCACACTCATCTCCATCCCTGAGAAGGACTCCATCACTTGTGCCCTCCCGGAGCAGCTCCAAGGAGTGCCGGTGAGAAAGATCCCAGACATGCAGTGCACCTCGCCTACTGTGCAGCTCACCTATTACCCCAACCTGGACACCACGGAGCTCTTTGATGGCTTCACCCTGACTCTACACTGTGCCATAACGGGCACCCCACTGCCTGAAGTGAGCTGGAAGATCCACACCTCCAGCCAAACCCTAGAGCTCAATGGGAACCCGAAGGAGAGTGCTGGGAAGGACCTCCCCAAACAGGACCCCGAGCGTTTCTTGGTCTTCAAAAATGGCACGTTGGTGATCCCCCACCTGAGCAAGCGGGAAGAAGGCACCTACACTTGCCTGGCCACCAATGAAATGGGGAGCAACCAGACCTCTGTCAACGTGGCTGTGGCAGGCACCCAGAAATACCCACTACAGCCTGGGAGGGACCCGCTGGGGGGTAAAGCACAGCCAGGTGACAAGAAGCCTGGGGCCAAGGGAGCAAAGAACAGTGTGCTCATGCCAGATGAGAGGAACAAACCCTTCGGTCCCACCCGGCAGAGCCAACCATCCTTGGCAGCTGGAACAGACTCCACAGGAGATGGGCAAATCCCTTTCCAGCTTCCACCCTTTGAGAAGAAATGTGGCTCCACACAAATCAGCAAGTACATTTCCAACCACGCCTTCAACCAGAGTGGCGACTTCAAACAGCACACGTTCGACCTGGGGGTGATCGCCTTAGATGTGTCAGAGCGCGATGCCCGGGTGCAGCTCACGCCCACCTACATGCAGCCCGAGAAGGTCCACCTCAGGATGCTCTACCTGTGCCAGGAGAGCAGCCAGGGCCACGCCTTGGTCCAGTGGTCCAAGATTGAGGAAGGGGTGAACTCATACTGGTTCCAAGGCTTGAACCCCGGCACCAACTATTCTGTGTGTCTCACCTACCTGGGGGAGGACTGCCAGGTCCAAGTGGTCTTCACGACCAAAAAAGAGATCCCCTCGCTCATCATCATCGTGGTTGTGAGCAtcttcttgctgctgctggccacctTACCCCTGATGGGTGCCACGTGGTGCCACCTCCTCTCCAAGTACCAAGGGAAGACTTACAAGCTCATCATGAAGGCCCAGAACCCAGACCAGATGGAGAAGCACATGGCTGCTGACTTTGACCCCCGCGCCTCCTACCTAGAGTCTGAGAAGAATTACAACCCCAGCGAGATGGGAGAAGCGGATGTGGAGGAAGAAGACGAGGAGGACGATGATGATGGAggtggcaggcagaggaggaggagagaagccGAAGGGGCTCCAGAACTGGAACAAGAGGAGAGCGTGGCAGCCAGCTCCATGGCAGAGTTGCAATCAAAAGGTAACGGTGAGGAGTTCGAGGTCCGCTCCGAGTACAGTGACAAGCTGCCGCTGGGTGCCGAGGCCGTCACCATCTCCCAAGAGATCAACGGCAACTACCGGCAGCGCCCCCGCTGA
- the ISLR gene encoding immunoglobulin superfamily containing leucine-rich repeat protein isoform X1, producing the protein MSSRSRSPSAPSPVCPLQGGRMRPLLCCLGLALLLGPSCLACPSACSCSTKKNGRLLAECAYKELQEVPEGLSSNVTILTLSANRIGWLRQGSFTEVPEVQSLWLGYNQIGVVEPGAFALLVHLKNLDLSHNKIADFPWQDLHNLSGLQILKMNNNRLAGLPRDAFHSLKDLRSLWLNDNELTTLAEGTFDNLPSLSQLQIFNNPFNCSCKVFWLKKWTENTSVSITKGGSTLCMAPSRLKGRAVTDIPEHHCVAPSVQLTYLSNLDNTIMYNGLTLTLHCSVAGSPPPEIRWKIQTSSRHVEISGPNVARDGNVKQSQERFLVFKNGTMAIPNFSKEDEGIYTCLAVNDVGTRDVSVNVALAGSENPAEDLLRDDPQASHLGGQSCNKGDEMDPSGAGEKLVIVYHMPRESKSRAGGAVPQVHLGTLLLAWGIMLCC; encoded by the exons ATGTCCTCCAGAAGCCGCTCACCCTCCGCCCCGTCCCCCGTATGTCCCCTACAAG GAGGAAGGATGAggcccctgctctgctgcctcgGGCTGGCCTTGCTCCTGGGGCCCTCCTGCCTGGCCTGTCCCagtgcctgctcctgctccaccaAGAAGAATGGGCGGCTGTTGGCTGAGTGTGCCTACAAGGAGCTCCAGGAGGTACCCGAGGGGTTGTCCTCCAACGTGACCATCCTCACCTTGTCAGCCAACAGGATTGGCTGGTTGAGGCAGGGCTCCTTCACTGAGGTTCCTGAAGTGCAGTCACTGTGGTTGGGCTACAACCAGATTGGGGTGGTGGAACCGGGGGCTTTTGCCTTGTTGGTGCACCTGAAGAACCTGGACCTCAGCCACAACAAGATTGCAGATTTCCCCTGGCAGGACCTCCATAACCTCAGCGGTCTGCAGATCCTGAAGATGAACAACAACCGCCTGGCAGGGCTGCCCCGGGATGCTTTCCACTCTTTGAAGGACCTGCGCTCCCTCTGGCTCAATGACAACGAGTTGACCACCCTGGCCGAAGGAACCTTTGACAACCTGCCCTCCCTGTCCCAGTTGCAGATCTTCAACAACCCTTTCAACTGCTCCTGCAAGGTCTTCTGGCTGAAGAAGTGGACCGAGAACACCTCTGTCTCCATCACCAAGGGGGGGTCTACCCTGTGCATGGCTCCCAGCAGGCTGAAGGGCAGGGCTGTGACGGACATCCCTGAGCACCACTGTGTTGCTCCCTCTGTGCAGCTCACCTACCTCTCCAACCTGGACAACACTATCATGTACAACGGCCTCACCCTGACCCTGCACTGCAGCGTGGCAGGCAGCCCCCCACCAGAGATCAGGTGGAAGATCCAGACATCCAGCCGCCATGTTGAGATCAGCGGGCCCAACGTGGCACGGGATGGAAATGTCAAGCAGAGCCAGGAGCGTTTCTTGGTCTTCAAGAATGGTACCATGGCCATCCCCAACTTCAGCAAGGAGGATGAAGGCATCTACACCTGCCTTGCTGTCAATGACGTGGGCACACGGGATGTCTCGGTCAATGTGGCCTTGGCTGGGTCAGAGAATCCAGCTGAAGACCTGCTCCGAGATGACCCCCAAGCTAGCCACCTCGGGGGTCAGAGCTGCAACAAGGGGGATGAAATGGACCCCTCTGGTGCTGGAGAAAAGCTGGTGATTGTTTACCACATGCCGAGGGAGTcaaagagcagggctggaggagcGGTGCCCCAGGTCCACCTGGGGACCCTCCTGCTGGCTTGGGGCATCATGCTCTGCTGTTAA
- the ISLR gene encoding immunoglobulin superfamily containing leucine-rich repeat protein isoform X2, whose translation MRPLLCCLGLALLLGPSCLACPSACSCSTKKNGRLLAECAYKELQEVPEGLSSNVTILTLSANRIGWLRQGSFTEVPEVQSLWLGYNQIGVVEPGAFALLVHLKNLDLSHNKIADFPWQDLHNLSGLQILKMNNNRLAGLPRDAFHSLKDLRSLWLNDNELTTLAEGTFDNLPSLSQLQIFNNPFNCSCKVFWLKKWTENTSVSITKGGSTLCMAPSRLKGRAVTDIPEHHCVAPSVQLTYLSNLDNTIMYNGLTLTLHCSVAGSPPPEIRWKIQTSSRHVEISGPNVARDGNVKQSQERFLVFKNGTMAIPNFSKEDEGIYTCLAVNDVGTRDVSVNVALAGSENPAEDLLRDDPQASHLGGQSCNKGDEMDPSGAGEKLVIVYHMPRESKSRAGGAVPQVHLGTLLLAWGIMLCC comes from the coding sequence ATGAggcccctgctctgctgcctcgGGCTGGCCTTGCTCCTGGGGCCCTCCTGCCTGGCCTGTCCCagtgcctgctcctgctccaccaAGAAGAATGGGCGGCTGTTGGCTGAGTGTGCCTACAAGGAGCTCCAGGAGGTACCCGAGGGGTTGTCCTCCAACGTGACCATCCTCACCTTGTCAGCCAACAGGATTGGCTGGTTGAGGCAGGGCTCCTTCACTGAGGTTCCTGAAGTGCAGTCACTGTGGTTGGGCTACAACCAGATTGGGGTGGTGGAACCGGGGGCTTTTGCCTTGTTGGTGCACCTGAAGAACCTGGACCTCAGCCACAACAAGATTGCAGATTTCCCCTGGCAGGACCTCCATAACCTCAGCGGTCTGCAGATCCTGAAGATGAACAACAACCGCCTGGCAGGGCTGCCCCGGGATGCTTTCCACTCTTTGAAGGACCTGCGCTCCCTCTGGCTCAATGACAACGAGTTGACCACCCTGGCCGAAGGAACCTTTGACAACCTGCCCTCCCTGTCCCAGTTGCAGATCTTCAACAACCCTTTCAACTGCTCCTGCAAGGTCTTCTGGCTGAAGAAGTGGACCGAGAACACCTCTGTCTCCATCACCAAGGGGGGGTCTACCCTGTGCATGGCTCCCAGCAGGCTGAAGGGCAGGGCTGTGACGGACATCCCTGAGCACCACTGTGTTGCTCCCTCTGTGCAGCTCACCTACCTCTCCAACCTGGACAACACTATCATGTACAACGGCCTCACCCTGACCCTGCACTGCAGCGTGGCAGGCAGCCCCCCACCAGAGATCAGGTGGAAGATCCAGACATCCAGCCGCCATGTTGAGATCAGCGGGCCCAACGTGGCACGGGATGGAAATGTCAAGCAGAGCCAGGAGCGTTTCTTGGTCTTCAAGAATGGTACCATGGCCATCCCCAACTTCAGCAAGGAGGATGAAGGCATCTACACCTGCCTTGCTGTCAATGACGTGGGCACACGGGATGTCTCGGTCAATGTGGCCTTGGCTGGGTCAGAGAATCCAGCTGAAGACCTGCTCCGAGATGACCCCCAAGCTAGCCACCTCGGGGGTCAGAGCTGCAACAAGGGGGATGAAATGGACCCCTCTGGTGCTGGAGAAAAGCTGGTGATTGTTTACCACATGCCGAGGGAGTcaaagagcagggctggaggagcGGTGCCCCAGGTCCACCTGGGGACCCTCCTGCTGGCTTGGGGCATCATGCTCTGCTGTTAA